From Campylobacter pinnipediorum subsp. caledonicus:
AACATAGGTTTGTTCTCCACCATCAAATACTTTATTTACACCAAATACATCAGAAAGCCTAACTAGAGATAAAACCTCATCACGAAGTCTAAGAACATTTTTACCATCTATTGTATATATATCATCTATAGGCACACGAACTGTTTCTAAAACACTAGCTAATGGTATAGCATAAAACTCCTCTTGAGTTCCAACTAATAAAGACTGAATAATAGCCAAAGTTAAAGGTATTTTTAATTTCATTACAGTACCTTTACCAACTTCACTATCTATATCAATAATACCATTTAGTTTTTCTATGTTAGTCTTAACAACGTCCATACCAACGCCACGACCACTTACATTTGTTACCTTGGCGGCTGTTGAAAATCCAGGCTTAAATATAAGACCAAAAGCCTCTTTATCGCTCATAGCATCAGCTTCTCTTTCGGTAATAATACCTTTTTCTATTGATTTTGCTTTAAGCATATGAGCATCAAGACCTTTTCCATCATCAACTATCTCTATAACTATATGATTGCCCTCATTATATGCTTTTAGTTGAACGAGACCTTTTTCATTTTTACCGGCAATTTTTCTTACCTCTGGATCTTCTATACCATGATCGCAAGAGTTTCTAATGATGTGAACTAACGGATCGCCTATCTCTTCTACGATAGATTTATCAAGCTCTGTTTCCTCACCTGAAATTTCAAGATCTATCTGTTTTCCAAGTTCACGGCTTAAGTCCCTAATCATTCTTGGGAATTTATTAAACACTTTTGCTATAGGAAGCATTCTTGTTTTCATAACAGCAAGCTGAATATCGGTAGTTACTATGCTTAGGCTTGAAACAACTTGATTAAGCTCTTCAAGGAATTTCTCACCCTCATATCTCTCTTCAACATCATCATAAATTTTAAGCAAACGGTTTTTACCAAGAACAAGTTCACCTATTAAGTTCATTAAGTGATCAAGTCTTTTTACTTCAACCCTGATAGTTTGTTCTTGTGCTACTGCTCCACTAGATTGAACAGGAACTTTTTTAGCAGGTTCTTCTTTTAGTTTAGGGGCTGCCGCGGGAGTTGGCTTAGGAGCTTCTGTTTTTTGAGCTGATTTTTTACTTTCGCGTCTAGCCTTATCTTCTGCTTTTCTAACCTGTAAAAGCCTTTCTATCTCGGCTTCAACCTCATCATCACTAAGCTTTGATAGCTCTTCATCACTTATCTCTGGCTCTGGTTCAGCTTGAACAACAGGCTCAGGCTCTTTTTCTGTCTCTTGAGATGCAGAGGCTTTACTATCATCGCCTTCTGATATAGCGGTTAAGCGCTTACAAATATTTTCTATCTCTATACCAACATCTGTATCGTTTCCATGATCTCTAATTCCATGCAAAAGACCTTTCATCATATCTACTGACTCAAGAACCACATCCATAACATCAGGTGTTATTTTTAGCTCATCTTTTCTTGCTTTATTAAGCACATCTTCCATATGATGAGTAAGCTTTGTTAAAATATCAAAATTTAAAAATGAAGAGCTTCCTTTGACTGTATGCGCAACCCTAAAAATTCTATTCAATAATTCAAGGTCTTCAGGATTTGACTCTAGCTCAACAAGATCATGATCTATTTGTTCTATAAGTTCAAAGGCTTCTATCAAGAAGTCTTCCATTATTTCTCTCATATCATCCATAAATCACTCCTAATTAATATTTTTTGAGTGTGCCTCTATAACTTTTAGCACCTCTTGATAAAATACACTTGCATCAAATTTAGTAAGGTAAGCAGCACCGCCAGCTTCTTTACTTTGAACTTCGCTAAATTCATTACTTAAAGATGAACTAAATACTATAGGTATATTTTTAAATCTCTCATCATTTTTTACATTTGAAGCAAAATGATAGCCATCCATTTGAGGCATCTCTATATCACTTAAAATAACACGAACTTCTTTTGATATATCATCGCCAAACCTATCATAAAGTTCGCTCATTCTTTCTAAGCCCTCGACTCCATTTTTTGCTTCTGTGACAGTAAGTCCCATTTTTTCTAATGCATCTTTAACAAGTTTTCTTGCTGTTGCACTATCATCTAAAACAACTGCAATACCACGTATTTTTTTACTTTCATCTATTTCAACATCTAGCTTAGGAGAATAAATTCCAAGCTCTTCAACTATACTTTCAAGATCAAGTATAAGCAAAACTTCATCATTCTCTATACGAGTAACACCTGTTATTTTACCCTTATCAAGTGTCCCGGCACCTGTTCCAGATGCAAAACTAGCTGGCTCAATGTCTTTCCAGCTTATACGCCTAATTCTTTTTGCTTCATGAACTATAAAACCAATAAGTATGCCGCTAAACTCAGCTATTATAACACGAGGTTTTATACTAACTTCATCTGTTGGCTCAACTATATTCATCCATCTAGCAAGATTTATAACAGGTATAACAACTCCACGAAGGTCAAAAATACCCTCTATATAATCAGGAACTCCTGGCAACTCTGTAAGAT
This genomic window contains:
- a CDS encoding hybrid sensor histidine kinase/response regulator, producing MDDMREIMEDFLIEAFELIEQIDHDLVELESNPEDLELLNRIFRVAHTVKGSSSFLNFDILTKLTHHMEDVLNKARKDELKITPDVMDVVLESVDMMKGLLHGIRDHGNDTDVGIEIENICKRLTAISEGDDSKASASQETEKEPEPVVQAEPEPEISDEELSKLSDDEVEAEIERLLQVRKAEDKARRESKKSAQKTEAPKPTPAAAPKLKEEPAKKVPVQSSGAVAQEQTIRVEVKRLDHLMNLIGELVLGKNRLLKIYDDVEERYEGEKFLEELNQVVSSLSIVTTDIQLAVMKTRMLPIAKVFNKFPRMIRDLSRELGKQIDLEISGEETELDKSIVEEIGDPLVHIIRNSCDHGIEDPEVRKIAGKNEKGLVQLKAYNEGNHIVIEIVDDGKGLDAHMLKAKSIEKGIITEREADAMSDKEAFGLIFKPGFSTAAKVTNVSGRGVGMDVVKTNIEKLNGIIDIDSEVGKGTVMKLKIPLTLAIIQSLLVGTQEEFYAIPLASVLETVRVPIDDIYTIDGKNVLRLRDEVLSLVRLSDVFGVNKVFDGGEQTYVVIIGVAEAKLGIIVDTLVGQEEIVIKSMGDYLQNIHGIAGATIRGDGRVTLIIDVAAMMEMAKDIKVNIRAELDAESKNVKEKPSDYKVLIVDDSKMDRTIMQKSLEPTGVTVIEATNGVEALSLIKSGEHAFDAILIDIEMPRMDGYTLAGEIRKYSKYRNLPLIAVTSRTSKTDRLRGVEVGMTEYITKPYSSEYLENVVRKNIKLP
- a CDS encoding chemotaxis protein, whose protein sequence is MFGDDVLKTGSNEMELVDFRIFKKTDKKVYEGIYGVNVAKVREIIKMPNLTELPGVPDYIEGIFDLRGVVIPVINLARWMNIVEPTDEVSIKPRVIIAEFSGILIGFIVHEAKRIRRISWKDIEPASFASGTGAGTLDKGKITGVTRIENDEVLLILDLESIVEELGIYSPKLDVEIDESKKIRGIAVVLDDSATARKLVKDALEKMGLTVTEAKNGVEGLERMSELYDRFGDDISKEVRVILSDIEMPQMDGYHFASNVKNDERFKNIPIVFSSSLSNEFSEVQSKEAGGAAYLTKFDASVFYQEVLKVIEAHSKNIN